The following coding sequences are from one Dermacentor andersoni chromosome 5, qqDerAnde1_hic_scaffold, whole genome shotgun sequence window:
- the Mesh1 gene encoding guanosine-3',5'-bis(diphosphate) 3'-pyrophosphohydrolase MESH1 isoform X1 — translation MEEQIAKALIETVNFAAVKHRKQRRKDEDATPYINHPIGVARILTHEANVYDIPTLQAAILHDTVEDTDTTFEEIERNFGSKVRSIVEEVTDDKSLPKQVRKQLQIEHASGCSREAKLVKLADKLYNLRDLQRCTPVGWSRSRVQEYFGWAEKVVHGLRGTNKPMEDALDEVLKKSNKTHYHDFSSTAIVVNWVKLHCHTRVHRWLHHWLCYPSVSCRLQHQKA, via the exons ATGGAGGAACAGATAGCAAAGGCTCTGATTGAAACAGTTAACTTTGCTGCTGTAAAGCACAGGAAACAGCGCAGGAAAGACGAAGATGCAACACCTTACATCAACCATCCTATCG GTGTTGCCAGAATCCTTACTCACGAAGCAAACGTCTACGATATCCCAACGTTGCAG GCTGCAATTTTACACGACACGGTTGAAGACACAGATACTACATTTGAGGAGATTGAGCGAAACTTTGGCAGCAAAGTGCGCTCCATCGTAGAAGAAGTGACAGATGACAAGAGCCTGCCAAAGCAAGTGCGGAAGCAGCTGCAGATCGAGCATGCATCAGGTTGCAGTCGAGAGGCAAAACTTGTGAAGCTGGCCGACAAACTGTACAACCTGCGGGACCTCCAGCGATGCACACCAGTAGGCTGGAGCCGCAGCCGAGTGCAGGAATATTTCGGGTGGGCAGAGAAAGTAGTGCATGGACTCCGTGGGACCAACAAACCAATGGAGGATGCTTTGGATGAAGTGCTGAAG AAATCTAACAAGACACACTACCATGATTTCTCAAGTACCGCCATTGTAGTAAATTGGGTCAAGCTTCACTGCCATACCAGGGTACACAGATGGTTACATCACTGGCTCTGTTATCCAA